In Nitrospirota bacterium, the following are encoded in one genomic region:
- a CDS encoding VOC family protein, protein MTSPRELDEVLARYVADFVARNAAARILKKGLDEVGVGFFPLADHITFRTDDIDRRAEEFLTLGYAFSETLHYEDWFAKVYRKPGYPALFIDQAYPDERGKTSIIPAWVRQFGDRTLHHVAVRVEDIEQAMARLQRAGVRFAGSIVGARGGPLRQIFTVPEEVNGAPFSVVELAERREGFLGFSPPQADGLMKSTVRKTSDK, encoded by the coding sequence ATGACGTCCCCGCGGGAGCTGGACGAGGTGCTGGCCCGGTACGTGGCCGATTTCGTGGCGCGGAACGCCGCGGCGCGAATCCTGAAGAAGGGCCTGGATGAGGTCGGGGTCGGCTTCTTTCCCCTCGCCGACCACATCACGTTCCGGACGGACGACATTGACCGCCGCGCGGAGGAGTTTCTCACGCTGGGCTACGCCTTCTCCGAGACGCTCCACTACGAGGACTGGTTCGCCAAGGTCTACCGCAAACCGGGCTACCCCGCCCTGTTCATTGACCAGGCCTACCCGGACGAGCGGGGCAAGACCAGCATCATTCCCGCCTGGGTCCGGCAGTTCGGCGACCGGACCCTGCATCACGTCGCCGTCCGGGTCGAAGACATCGAGCAGGCGATGGCCCGGCTGCAGCGGGCCGGCGTGCGGTTCGCCGGCTCGATCGTGGGCGCGCGCGGCGGCCCGCTGCGGCAGATCTTCACGGTGCCCGAGGAGGTCAACGGCGCCCCCTTCTCCGTCGTGGAGTTGGCCGAGCGGCGCGAAGGGTTTCTCGGCTTCTCCCCGCCCCAGGCCGACGGCCTCATGAAATCCACCGTCCGAAAAACCAGTGACAAGTGA
- the hflK gene encoding FtsH protease activity modulator HflK, producing MVWNPKDPWSKRTDPLEDVLRQAQERWGPRLPSGGGLRGAILVLVAILFIWQGTFIVAPDEEGVVKRFGDVVRTAGPGPHLKIPFVETVERPKVEKLHRLEIGFRTDRQGRQQMLPKEALMLTGDENILAVEFIVQYKIKSARDYLFNVDEIEETIQKSAEAAMREVIGKSKIDEALTTGKAQIQQDTQTLLQGILDSYQAGVQIAAVQLQDVDPPEAVVAAFKDVASAKEDREKLINQSQGYRNDIIPKAKGEAAQVVNQAKGYAQARLTRAQGEANRFLRTLKEYNQAKDIISKRIYIETMEEVLPGIEKVIVDGKAGDRLLPFLPLERQRQGAKAPAASAEKKDSP from the coding sequence ATGGTCTGGAACCCGAAAGATCCCTGGAGCAAGCGGACCGACCCGCTCGAGGACGTGCTCCGCCAGGCCCAGGAACGGTGGGGCCCGCGGCTCCCCTCCGGCGGCGGGCTTCGCGGGGCGATCCTGGTCCTCGTCGCGATCTTGTTCATCTGGCAGGGCACCTTCATCGTGGCACCGGACGAGGAAGGCGTCGTCAAGCGGTTCGGCGACGTGGTCCGCACCGCCGGCCCCGGCCCTCACCTCAAGATCCCCTTCGTCGAGACCGTCGAACGGCCCAAGGTGGAAAAGCTGCACCGGCTGGAGATCGGGTTCCGCACCGACCGGCAGGGCCGCCAGCAGATGCTCCCCAAGGAGGCCCTCATGCTGACGGGGGACGAGAACATCCTGGCCGTGGAGTTCATCGTCCAGTACAAGATCAAGAGCGCGAGAGACTACCTGTTCAACGTGGACGAGATCGAGGAGACCATCCAGAAATCGGCCGAGGCCGCGATGCGCGAGGTCATCGGGAAGAGCAAGATCGACGAGGCTCTGACCACCGGGAAGGCGCAAATCCAGCAGGATACCCAGACCTTGCTCCAGGGCATTCTGGATTCGTACCAGGCCGGCGTGCAGATCGCCGCGGTCCAGTTGCAGGACGTGGACCCGCCGGAGGCGGTCGTGGCGGCCTTCAAGGACGTGGCCAGCGCGAAGGAAGACCGGGAGAAGCTGATCAACCAGTCCCAGGGCTACCGGAACGACATCATTCCCAAGGCCAAGGGGGAAGCCGCGCAAGTCGTGAACCAGGCCAAGGGCTACGCCCAGGCCCGCCTCACGAGAGCGCAGGGCGAGGCCAACCGGTTTCTCCGGACCCTGAAGGAGTACAACCAGGCCAAGGACATCATCAGCAAGCGCATCTACATCGAGACGATGGAAGAGGTCCTGCCGGGCATCGAGAAGGTCATCGTGGACGGCAAGGCCGGGGACCGGCTGCTTCCCTTCCTGCCTCTGGAGCGGCAGCGCCAGGGGGCCAAGGCGCCGGCTGCCTCCGCGGAGAAGAAGGACTCGCCGTGA
- the hflC gene encoding protease modulator HflC gives MKQNLLIGIGVVLILLVVLGASPFFIVDVTQTAIVVQLGKPVRTITQPGLQFKAPFIQEVTYFDKRLLDYDSSAQDVITQDKKTLLIDNFAKWRIINPLKVYQAFQTQRGALRRLDDIIYSELRVELGRHDLSEIVSKTRAQIMAVVTERANEKAKAYGIEIQDVRIKRADLPEQNEKAVFARMQAERERQAKQYRAEGAEEAQKIRSDAEKDREIILAEAYKTAEELRGDGDAKAFKIYAEAYRQDPKFFEFTRSMEAYKKTFSTNSTIVISPDSEFFKYLKQR, from the coding sequence GTGAAGCAGAACCTCCTGATCGGAATCGGCGTCGTCCTGATCCTCCTGGTCGTGCTGGGGGCGTCGCCCTTCTTCATCGTGGACGTCACCCAGACGGCCATCGTGGTCCAGCTCGGGAAACCGGTCCGCACGATCACGCAGCCGGGGCTCCAGTTCAAGGCCCCCTTCATCCAGGAGGTGACCTATTTCGACAAGCGGCTGCTGGACTACGACTCCTCGGCGCAGGACGTGATCACTCAGGACAAGAAGACGCTCCTCATCGACAACTTCGCCAAATGGCGGATCATCAATCCGCTGAAGGTCTACCAGGCCTTCCAGACCCAGCGCGGCGCCCTTCGGCGGCTGGACGACATCATCTACTCCGAGCTGCGCGTCGAGCTCGGCCGGCACGACCTCTCGGAGATCGTCTCCAAGACCCGCGCGCAGATCATGGCGGTGGTGACCGAGCGGGCCAACGAGAAGGCCAAGGCCTACGGGATCGAGATCCAGGACGTGCGGATCAAGCGGGCGGACCTGCCCGAGCAGAACGAGAAGGCGGTCTTCGCGCGGATGCAGGCGGAGCGGGAGCGGCAGGCCAAGCAGTACCGGGCCGAGGGAGCCGAGGAGGCCCAGAAGATCCGGTCCGACGCGGAGAAGGACCGGGAGATCATCCTGGCGGAAGCCTATAAGACGGCGGAGGAGCTGCGGGGGGACGGGGACGCCAAGGCCTTCAAGATCTACGCGGAGGCCTACCGGCAGGACCCGAAGTTCTTCGAATTCACGCGCTCGATGGAAGCCTACAAGAAGACCTTCAGCACCAACTCGACGATCGTGATCAGCCCCGATTCCGAGTTCTTCAAGTACCTCAAGCAGCGCTGA
- a CDS encoding formate--tetrahydrofolate ligase, with product MSDLAIVRSVKPRAIQQVAQDIGLREDEIIPYGRWKAKVSLSVLGRLAGRPLGRYVLVTAINPTPLGEGKTTTSIGLAMALCRLGHKAVVTLRQPSLGPVFGVKGGGAGGGRAQVVPMEDINLHLTGDAHATGAAHNLLSAFLDNHLFHGNSLNLDPARIAWPRVMGVSDRALRRVLLRGSEGKADRPGEFVLTEASEVMAILALASGLSDLRKRLGRILVGLARDGKAVHAEELRCAGAMAALLKDALCPNLVQTLEGTPALVHTGPFGNIAHGNCSILADAIALRTADYAVTEAGFGSDLGAEKFFHIKCRASGFRPDAAVVVATLRALKLHGGGGVVKAGSPLPPGLTGPNRGALTRGLANLEQHIANVKAFGIPAVVAINVFKGDPAEELEYVRTWALSAGAARAAVSTHWADGGKGAEELARAVVEACRQPSTYAPLYPDEAPITQKIETVARRIYGAAGVAYEGSARAQIETAEKLGFGRFPVCMAKTPLSLSHDPALKGRPSGFTLPIRELRILAGAGFLTAVCSGIQLMPGLPRVPSGERIDLDPETGEIVGLS from the coding sequence GTGAGCGATCTCGCCATTGTCCGGTCAGTGAAGCCGCGCGCCATCCAACAGGTTGCCCAGGACATCGGGCTCCGTGAAGACGAGATCATCCCCTACGGTCGCTGGAAGGCCAAGGTGTCCCTGTCGGTCCTCGGGCGCCTCGCCGGCCGTCCGCTGGGCCGGTACGTCCTCGTCACCGCCATCAATCCGACGCCGCTCGGGGAGGGGAAGACCACGACCTCCATCGGTCTGGCGATGGCGCTCTGCCGGTTGGGGCATAAGGCCGTCGTCACGCTGCGCCAGCCCTCGTTGGGGCCGGTGTTCGGGGTGAAGGGGGGAGGCGCGGGAGGAGGACGGGCACAGGTCGTGCCGATGGAGGACATCAACCTCCACCTGACCGGCGACGCCCACGCGACAGGGGCCGCCCACAACCTCCTCTCGGCCTTTCTGGACAATCATCTGTTCCACGGGAACAGCCTGAATCTGGATCCGGCTCGGATCGCCTGGCCGCGGGTCATGGGGGTGAGCGACCGGGCGCTCCGCCGGGTGCTCCTGCGCGGCTCGGAGGGCAAGGCGGACCGGCCGGGGGAGTTCGTTCTCACCGAGGCCTCGGAAGTGATGGCGATCCTGGCCCTCGCCTCCGGTCTCTCCGACTTGCGGAAGCGGCTGGGCCGGATCCTAGTCGGGCTGGCCAGGGACGGAAAAGCCGTACATGCGGAAGAATTGAGATGCGCCGGCGCCATGGCGGCCCTGCTCAAGGACGCCCTCTGTCCCAACCTAGTCCAGACTCTCGAGGGCACGCCGGCCCTGGTCCACACCGGCCCCTTCGGCAACATCGCCCACGGGAACTGCTCGATCCTGGCCGACGCGATCGCCCTTCGCACCGCGGACTATGCCGTGACCGAGGCCGGGTTCGGCAGCGACCTCGGCGCGGAAAAGTTCTTCCACATCAAGTGTCGCGCGTCGGGCTTCCGCCCCGACGCCGCGGTGGTCGTGGCCACGCTGCGGGCCTTGAAGCTCCACGGGGGAGGCGGCGTCGTGAAGGCCGGGTCGCCGCTCCCGCCCGGCTTGACCGGCCCGAACCGGGGGGCGCTGACCAGGGGGCTCGCCAACCTCGAGCAGCACATCGCCAACGTGAAGGCTTTCGGAATTCCCGCGGTGGTGGCGATCAACGTCTTCAAGGGCGACCCGGCGGAGGAGCTGGAATACGTGCGGACCTGGGCCTTGTCGGCTGGCGCCGCCCGCGCGGCCGTGTCCACCCACTGGGCGGACGGGGGCAAGGGGGCGGAAGAACTGGCCAGGGCGGTGGTCGAAGCCTGCCGGCAGCCTTCGACCTATGCCCCGCTCTATCCCGACGAGGCACCGATCACGCAGAAGATCGAGACGGTGGCCAGGCGGATCTACGGGGCCGCCGGCGTGGCGTACGAGGGGTCGGCCCGGGCTCAGATCGAAACGGCCGAGAAGCTGGGATTCGGCCGCTTTCCCGTCTGCATGGCCAAGACCCCCCTGTCGCTGTCTCACGATCCGGCGCTCAAGGGCCGGCCCTCCGGCTTCACCTTGCCGATCCGGGAGCTGCGCATCCTGGCCGGGGCCGGCTTCCTGACCGCGGTCTGCTCCGGGATTCAACTCATGCCGGGGCTGCCCAGGGTGCCGTCCGGGGAACGGATTGACCTGGACCCGGAGACGGGAGAGATCGTGGGACTCTCGTGA
- a CDS encoding M23 family metallopeptidase, with the protein MDRERDAYTIVIFRGPTVSPLRFSLPKAIVRKAVVIGMLLVLAQLGFMAQYVIQTGEVWELQTIRQELVTAREQTSSFATALEDLRRRVLAMKEVNEKLRVMLGIETLKPEDYLNGQGGEETPLNGEGVGGTDGGPPAEPNRRTELQLSGENQTPDIDLATQVRRRIAWLEREALTQERSLEELSEVARERTVRWASTPSVWPVKGWVTSGFGVRISPFTGQPAMHDGLDIGAPPNAPVYAPAGGLVVATGFDNKMGNMVAIDHQYGVETQYGHLAKVLVKTGHRVKRGDLIGLVGSTGMSTGPHLHYMVKFNSRPVNPHRYILN; encoded by the coding sequence ATGGACCGGGAACGCGACGCCTACACCATCGTGATCTTTCGGGGGCCGACGGTCAGTCCCCTCCGGTTCAGTCTTCCCAAAGCGATCGTCCGCAAAGCGGTCGTGATCGGGATGCTGTTGGTCTTGGCCCAGTTGGGCTTCATGGCCCAGTATGTGATCCAGACGGGGGAAGTGTGGGAGTTGCAGACGATCCGCCAAGAGCTGGTGACCGCCCGTGAGCAGACGAGCTCCTTCGCGACCGCCCTGGAGGATCTGCGACGCCGGGTCCTGGCCATGAAAGAAGTGAACGAAAAGCTCCGGGTTATGCTGGGAATCGAGACGCTCAAGCCGGAAGACTATTTGAACGGGCAGGGCGGAGAGGAAACGCCTCTGAACGGCGAGGGGGTGGGTGGAACGGACGGGGGGCCTCCGGCCGAGCCCAACCGACGGACGGAGCTTCAACTGTCGGGTGAAAACCAGACCCCGGACATAGACCTTGCCACCCAGGTGCGGCGGAGAATCGCCTGGTTGGAACGGGAGGCCTTGACCCAGGAACGGTCCCTGGAAGAGCTGTCTGAAGTCGCCAGGGAGCGGACCGTCCGGTGGGCCTCGACCCCTTCCGTCTGGCCGGTGAAAGGCTGGGTGACCTCGGGGTTCGGCGTCAGAATCTCGCCGTTCACGGGCCAGCCGGCCATGCACGACGGGTTGGACATCGGCGCGCCGCCCAACGCTCCGGTGTATGCCCCGGCTGGTGGACTGGTGGTGGCCACCGGCTTTGACAACAAAATGGGCAACATGGTGGCCATTGACCATCAGTACGGGGTCGAAACTCAATACGGACACCTGGCCAAGGTCCTGGTCAAGACCGGCCATCGGGTGAAGCGCGGAGACCTCATCGGGTTGGTGGGAAGCACTGGCATGTCCACAGGCCCGCACCTCCACTACATGGTGAAGTTCAACAGCCGCCCCGTGAATCCCCACCGGTACATCCTCAACTGA
- the cutA gene encoding divalent-cation tolerance protein CutA has product MADATDQIIVFVTASSEEEAVTIGRKLVEGELVACANVIPRIRSVFRWEGKVAEEQEALLILKSRMELFDQLEKAVKSLHSYSVPEIIAVPLAKGAGNYLDWISEMTGKPKKN; this is encoded by the coding sequence ATGGCTGACGCGACCGATCAGATCATCGTATTCGTTACCGCCTCGTCAGAGGAAGAGGCCGTCACGATCGGGCGAAAGCTGGTCGAGGGAGAACTGGTTGCCTGTGCCAACGTGATCCCTCGGATTCGCTCGGTATTTCGGTGGGAGGGGAAGGTCGCCGAGGAGCAGGAAGCCTTGCTCATCCTGAAGTCCCGTATGGAGCTGTTTGATCAACTGGAAAAGGCCGTGAAGAGCCTGCATAGTTATTCGGTACCGGAGATCATCGCGGTTCCACTCGCAAAAGGGGCCGGCAACTACCTGGACTGGATCAGCGAAATGACCGGCAAGCCGAAGAAAAATTGA
- a CDS encoding rhodanese-like domain-containing protein, whose amino-acid sequence MGFTITPHELKDRLDKGETLCLLDVREPWENSLAKIAGSVLIPLGTLPQSLDRLDREAEIIAYCHHGMRSADATGFLLQQGFKNVKNLVGGIDAWSLQVDPSVPRYR is encoded by the coding sequence ATGGGCTTCACCATCACTCCCCATGAGTTGAAGGATCGTTTAGATAAAGGCGAGACGTTATGCCTGCTGGATGTGCGCGAGCCGTGGGAAAACTCTCTGGCGAAGATCGCGGGATCGGTCCTGATCCCGCTGGGCACGCTCCCGCAATCGCTGGATAGACTGGACCGGGAGGCCGAGATCATCGCCTATTGCCACCACGGGATGAGGAGCGCCGACGCAACGGGGTTCCTGCTCCAGCAGGGCTTCAAGAACGTCAAAAACCTGGTCGGAGGGATTGACGCCTGGTCGCTGCAAGTCGACCCAAGCGTCCCGCGGTACCGCTGA
- a CDS encoding NAD-dependent epimerase/dehydratase family protein has protein sequence MKIVVTGGAGFIGSHLVDRLIQEGHEVAVVDNLSTGKRRNLNRAARFYKLDIQGSRLERVFRKERPAMLMHLAAQMNVRRSVEDPIFDAQVNVLGTINVLEQAVQHGVRKAVFTSSGGAIYGEQEVYPAPETHPTKPFSPYGISKLAGEYYLTYYQQLSGIQAVSLRLGNVYGPRQDPHGEAGVVAIFAQKILAGEQPVINGNGRQTRDFVYVDDVVEAYLAAIGKDVQGTYNVGTGEETSINDLFRLVADLTNPGCKELHGPAKKGEQLRSSVDSSKLRRELGWEPRVLLREGLARTVEYFRGLGT, from the coding sequence ATGAAGATCGTGGTGACCGGGGGAGCCGGGTTCATCGGCTCTCACCTTGTGGACCGCCTGATCCAGGAGGGCCACGAGGTGGCGGTGGTGGACAACCTCTCGACCGGCAAGCGGCGAAACCTGAACCGGGCCGCCCGCTTCTACAAGCTGGACATCCAGGGCAGTCGTCTGGAGCGGGTATTCCGGAAGGAGCGTCCGGCGATGTTGATGCATCTGGCCGCCCAGATGAACGTCCGCCGGTCGGTCGAGGATCCGATTTTCGATGCGCAGGTAAATGTCCTCGGCACGATCAACGTGCTCGAACAGGCCGTCCAGCACGGGGTGCGGAAGGCCGTCTTCACCTCTTCCGGCGGAGCCATTTACGGAGAACAGGAGGTCTATCCGGCCCCGGAAACCCATCCGACGAAACCATTCTCACCCTACGGGATCAGTAAGCTCGCCGGCGAGTATTACCTGACCTATTACCAGCAACTCAGCGGGATCCAAGCCGTGAGCCTCCGCCTGGGAAATGTCTACGGGCCGCGCCAGGATCCGCACGGGGAGGCCGGCGTGGTCGCGATCTTTGCCCAAAAGATCCTGGCCGGTGAGCAGCCGGTGATCAATGGAAACGGCCGGCAGACCCGGGATTTCGTCTACGTGGACGACGTGGTCGAAGCCTACTTGGCGGCGATAGGAAAGGATGTCCAGGGGACCTACAATGTGGGCACGGGGGAAGAGACCTCGATCAACGATCTGTTCCGGCTGGTCGCGGATCTGACCAACCCGGGCTGCAAAGAGCTCCACGGGCCGGCGAAAAAGGGAGAGCAGCTGCGCAGCTCCGTGGACTCCAGCAAACTGCGGCGGGAACTTGGATGGGAACCCCGGGTCCTGCTTCGGGAAGGCCTGGCCCGGACCGTGGAATATTTCCGCGGGCTGGGAACGTGA
- a CDS encoding TlyA family RNA methyltransferase, which translates to MVRKASPARERLDRALVVRGLVPSREQAARLILAGSVTVDGVPVDKQAKLVSADARIEVAHRASPFVSRGGGKLAAALDAFGIDPTGLVAMDVGASTGGFTDCLLQRGARRVYAVDVGYGQLDWRLRQDSRVTVLERRNIRYLERSAVPEPIDLAVIDVSFISLTLVLPCVTPFLGDPAWVIALVKPQFEVGRGLVGKGGIVRDERLRRAAAEKVLACADGLALTQVGVLDSPVPGQKGNREVLVGLRRMTEDSARAT; encoded by the coding sequence ATGGTCCGCAAGGCGTCTCCGGCCCGCGAACGATTGGATCGCGCGCTGGTCGTACGCGGGCTGGTGCCGAGCCGCGAGCAAGCGGCACGATTGATCCTTGCCGGGTCGGTGACGGTGGACGGCGTCCCGGTGGACAAGCAGGCGAAGCTCGTGTCGGCCGACGCCAGGATCGAGGTCGCACACCGGGCCTCGCCGTTCGTGAGCCGCGGCGGGGGGAAGCTGGCGGCGGCGCTGGATGCGTTCGGAATCGATCCGACCGGCCTCGTCGCGATGGACGTCGGCGCCTCCACCGGCGGGTTTACCGATTGTCTCCTGCAGCGGGGGGCGCGCCGGGTCTACGCGGTGGACGTGGGATACGGGCAGTTGGACTGGCGGCTGCGGCAGGATTCCCGGGTCACGGTCCTGGAGCGGCGCAACATCCGCTACCTGGAGCGGTCCGCCGTGCCGGAGCCGATCGATCTGGCGGTCATCGACGTCTCGTTCATTTCGCTCACGCTGGTGCTGCCCTGCGTGACGCCGTTTCTCGGCGATCCGGCCTGGGTGATCGCCCTCGTGAAGCCCCAGTTCGAGGTCGGCCGAGGACTGGTGGGCAAGGGCGGCATCGTCCGTGACGAGCGGCTGCGCCGCGCGGCGGCCGAGAAGGTCCTGGCCTGTGCGGACGGCCTGGCCTTGACGCAGGTCGGGGTCCTGGACTCCCCCGTGCCGGGGCAGAAGGGCAACCGGGAAGTGCTGGTCGGACTCAGACGCATGACGGAGGACTCGGCCAGAGCAACGTAG
- the xseB gene encoding exodeoxyribonuclease VII small subunit: protein MAAIKFEDAMARLETIVAELEKGDLSLDESLKIFEEGVKLSKTCLKMLDDAERKVEVLIQDKDGKKRLRAFTIDDEESGDSSPST, encoded by the coding sequence GTGGCTGCGATCAAGTTTGAAGATGCCATGGCCCGGCTCGAGACCATCGTGGCGGAGCTGGAGAAAGGCGATCTGTCGCTCGACGAATCGCTGAAGATTTTCGAAGAAGGCGTCAAACTGTCCAAGACCTGCTTGAAGATGCTCGATGATGCGGAACGGAAGGTCGAGGTGCTGATTCAAGACAAGGACGGCAAAAAGCGGCTCCGTGCCTTTACGATTGACGACGAAGAGTCCGGCGATTCGTCCCCGTCCACCTGA
- the xseA gene encoding exodeoxyribonuclease VII large subunit, with protein sequence MGAGAQPKRILTVSELTALVRDRLEQEFPDVWIEGEVSNLRTPSSGHLYFTLKDSDSQLRAVLFRTGAQRLRFALREGLQVIVRGRLTVYEPRGEYQVILDYLEPKGVGALQLAFEQLKERLAREGLFDEARKRPLPFLPRRVGLVTSPTGAAVRDLLAVLARRCPSLGVVICPVPVQGADAAPRIAEAIRTLGASGLVDVMIVGRGGGSWEDLWCFNEEAVVRAIASSLVPVVSAVGHEIDYTLADFAADYRAPTPSAAAEAVVPVREELFQTLEDLRSRRERAMRLWLTLARHRVEACEGTLSVRVLPLQRHAQRLDDATGRFLHAVQDSLLGLRQRLVASRHELGLASPLARIRGALLLVPQLLKRTERSVAGTLALRHQAVRSLALALDGLSPLAILARGYGIVQTVPDGRVVRRATDVSIGDEVRARLAEGQLLCAVRKVLPDR encoded by the coding sequence ATGGGCGCGGGCGCTCAGCCGAAGCGGATTCTCACGGTCAGCGAACTCACCGCGCTGGTTCGTGACCGGCTCGAGCAGGAGTTCCCCGACGTCTGGATCGAGGGCGAGGTGTCCAACCTCCGGACTCCCTCCTCCGGGCACCTCTATTTCACCCTGAAGGACTCCGACAGTCAGCTCCGGGCGGTCCTGTTCCGGACCGGCGCGCAGCGCCTCCGCTTCGCGCTCCGGGAAGGTCTCCAGGTCATCGTGCGCGGCCGCCTCACCGTGTACGAGCCCCGCGGGGAGTACCAGGTCATCCTGGACTATCTGGAGCCCAAGGGCGTCGGCGCCCTGCAACTGGCGTTCGAGCAACTCAAGGAGAGGCTGGCGCGCGAGGGGCTCTTCGACGAGGCCCGCAAGCGGCCGCTGCCTTTCCTGCCGCGTCGGGTGGGGCTGGTGACCTCTCCGACCGGCGCCGCCGTCCGGGACTTGCTGGCCGTGCTCGCGCGCCGCTGCCCCTCCCTGGGCGTCGTGATCTGTCCCGTTCCGGTCCAGGGGGCCGACGCGGCGCCGCGGATCGCGGAGGCGATCCGCACGCTGGGCGCCTCCGGTCTCGTGGACGTGATGATCGTCGGGCGGGGCGGCGGGTCGTGGGAGGATCTCTGGTGCTTCAACGAGGAGGCGGTCGTCCGGGCGATCGCCTCCTCGCTCGTTCCCGTGGTGTCCGCCGTGGGGCACGAGATCGACTACACGTTGGCCGATTTCGCGGCGGACTACCGGGCGCCGACCCCTTCGGCTGCGGCGGAGGCGGTGGTGCCGGTGCGGGAAGAATTGTTCCAGACCCTGGAGGACCTCCGCTCGCGGCGGGAGCGGGCGATGCGTCTGTGGCTGACCCTGGCCCGGCATCGGGTCGAGGCTTGCGAAGGGACCCTCTCGGTCCGGGTGCTGCCGCTCCAGCGTCATGCGCAGCGGCTGGACGACGCCACCGGCCGGTTCTTGCATGCGGTGCAGGATTCGCTTCTGGGACTCCGGCAACGGCTCGTGGCATCCCGGCATGAGTTGGGCCTGGCGAGTCCGCTGGCCAGAATCCGAGGCGCGCTCCTGCTGGTGCCGCAGCTGTTGAAGCGCACGGAGCGGAGCGTGGCGGGCACGCTGGCCCTCCGGCACCAGGCGGTGCGTTCGTTGGCCCTGGCCTTGGACGGGCTGAGTCCGCTGGCGATCCTGGCCCGCGGCTACGGGATCGTGCAGACCGTTCCGGACGGCCGGGTGGTCCGGCGGGCGACCGACGTCTCGATCGGGGACGAGGTGCGCGCGAGACTCGCGGAGGGCCAGTTGCTCTGCGCGGTCCGCAAGGTCCTGCCCGATCGTTGA
- a CDS encoding TIGR00282 family metallophosphoesterase, whose protein sequence is MKVLFIGDIVGEPGRRAIARTLPRVVAQHGVDLVVGNGENVAGGFGITPELAGELFDLGLSVITTGNHAWDKKEIVEFIGREPRLLRPANYPDGAPGRGSLVVETAGGERLAVLQLMGRVYMPSLDCPFQAARREVAKLKAETRAIIVDMHAEATSEKMAMGHFLDGDVTAVVGTHTHVQTADEQILPKGTAYLTDIGMTGPVHSVIGIRKELAIEKFLTQMPRRFEVASGPAVFSAALIELDGAIGKAVSIQRLRIPE, encoded by the coding sequence ATGAAAGTTCTGTTCATCGGCGACATCGTGGGGGAGCCGGGCCGGCGGGCGATCGCGCGCACGCTTCCCAGGGTCGTCGCGCAGCACGGCGTCGACCTGGTCGTCGGCAACGGGGAGAACGTGGCCGGCGGGTTCGGGATCACTCCCGAGCTGGCCGGTGAGCTGTTCGATCTGGGGCTCTCGGTGATCACCACCGGCAACCACGCGTGGGACAAGAAGGAGATTGTGGAGTTCATCGGGCGGGAGCCGAGGCTGCTGCGGCCGGCGAACTATCCCGACGGGGCCCCGGGACGCGGGAGCCTGGTGGTGGAGACGGCCGGCGGGGAGCGGCTCGCGGTGCTGCAGCTGATGGGGCGGGTGTACATGCCGTCCCTGGACTGCCCGTTCCAGGCGGCCAGGCGGGAAGTGGCGAAGCTCAAGGCTGAGACGCGGGCGATCATCGTGGACATGCACGCGGAGGCGACTTCCGAGAAGATGGCGATGGGCCATTTTCTGGACGGGGACGTGACGGCGGTGGTCGGCACGCACACCCACGTCCAGACCGCCGACGAGCAGATCCTGCCGAAGGGGACCGCCTACCTGACGGACATCGGCATGACCGGTCCGGTCCACTCCGTGATCGGCATCAGGAAAGAGCTCGCCATCGAGAAGTTCCTGACGCAGATGCCGCGCCGCTTCGAGGTCGCCTCCGGGCCGGCCGTCTTCAGCGCGGCGTTGATCGAGCTGGACGGGGCGATCGGGAAGGCCGTCAGCATCCAGCGGCTTCGGATCCCGGAATGA